From the Criblamydia sequanensis CRIB-18 genome, the window GAATATAAACGCCCGGTTCAATAGTCAGAACCATCCCTTCTTTTAAAGCAAGTTTACTTGAAAATGAGGGACACTCATGGATTTCAAGGCCCACTCCATGCCCTAAGCTATGCGTAAAGTATTTTACATAGCCGTCTTTTTCAAGCTCATCTCTTACATTTTGGTTTAAATCCCTAAGGGGGTATTTTGGCCTAGCTAAGGATAGCCCTTTTTCTTGGGCGCGCAAGACAGAGTTATAAACGGAAATCAATTTTTTTTTAGGCTCTCCAAAAAAGAGGACGCGTGTCATATCAGAACAATACCCATCTTTTTTAGCTCCAATGTCTATAAGGACAAGATCGCCTTTTTTTAATCGCTTGTCTTTACTTAAGTGATGAGGGGAAGCGCTATTTTCTCCAAAAGCAAAGATGGGATTAAAAGCTTTTTCAGCTCCCCTGGAAAGCCAAAAAGTTAAAAGTTCATTCACGAGCTCATGTTCTTTTATGCCTTCTTTCAAAAGAGCTTTCGCAAGATCAAAGCCTTCATCTGTTAGCTTAGAGGCTTCTTTTATTTTCTTAATTTCTTCTTCTTCTTTTAGACATCGTAAGTTTTCTAAAATCACATTCGGAAGTGGTTTAAGTGTTTTATCCATCGATTTTATAGCTTTTTTTAGCTCTAAAAAATGCGAGTAGGAAGTTAAGGGCGCTTCAAATCCAATAGTTTTTGTTTTTTTAAACGTGTCTAAAATTGTTTGGCTGAAATTTATCTCTTCGGAGAGCCTAACATCGAAAGGAAAGTTCTTTTTAGCATTCAGAAAGTATCTATTATCAACAATAAGGATAGTTTTATTTTTTGAAATTAATAATTGACCCTTAGAAAGGCTAAGTCCTGTAAGATAATATAGGTTTATCGGGTCTTCGATAAGTAAAAGATCCGTTTTTAAAAAGCTGATCAACTCTCTTGCTTTTTCTATTCTATTGAAGAACCTAGACACTGGCACTCTACTTTTTTAAATTAAA encodes:
- a CDS encoding M24 family metallopeptidase, whose amino-acid sequence is MSRFFNRIEKARELISFLKTDLLLIEDPINLYYLTGLSLSKGQLLISKNKTILIVDNRYFLNAKKNFPFDVRLSEEINFSQTILDTFKKTKTIGFEAPLTSYSHFLELKKAIKSMDKTLKPLPNVILENLRCLKEEEEIKKIKEASKLTDEGFDLAKALLKEGIKEHELVNELLTFWLSRGAEKAFNPIFAFGENSASPHHLSKDKRLKKGDLVLIDIGAKKDGYCSDMTRVLFFGEPKKKLISVYNSVLRAQEKGLSLARPKYPLRDLNQNVRDELEKDGYVKYFTHSLGHGVGLEIHECPSFSSKLALKEGMVLTIEPGVYIPGLGGVRIEDTVLVQKKGIQTLTKSSKELCIID